The Streptomyces cathayae DNA segment CGCTGCTGGGTCGCGGACTTCACCCACGTGAAAACCTGGGCCGGTGTCGTCTACGTCGCCTTCGTCGTGGACACCTTCTCCCGCCGGATCGTCGGCTGGTCCGCAGCCACCGTGAGGGAAACGGTCTTCGTGCTGGATACCCTGGAGATGGCGCTCTGGCAACGCGACCGCGACCAACACCCGATTCGGCCAGGTGAGTTGATTCATCAATCGGACGCCGGGTCGCCGTACACGAGTTTCCGGCTCGCTGAGCATCTGGATGCCGCCGGCATCGCCGCTTCGATCGGATCCGTCGGCGACGCCTACGACAATGCCCTGATGGAGAGCATGATCGGGCTGTTCAAGACCGAGCTGATCAAGCCCCGACGGCCATGGAAGACGCTGTCCGACGTCGAGCTCGCCACCGCCGAGTACGTCGGCTGGTACAACCACCGCCGACTCCACGGCGAGATAGGCCACGTCCCGCCCGTCGAATACGAGAACAACCACTACCTCGCAACCACGAAACCCCAGGTCACAACCAACGACTGAGATCTCTATCGAACCCGGAACGGTTCATCTCTCCCTCTGACATCACCTACGAACTGCCCGAGGGCTGGATTTTCGGCATGACCAGCCGTGGTTACACGGTGTCGGGCACCGAACTCGCCGTAGGTGAAGGGATACCGACTCGTCTCTGACTTCCCAGCAGTTGGCGGACGCCGAGGAAGTTGTGTTCAAGAAGCTCCAGACCTACGGCGGCGGCCGCATCGACCGCTGGGCCGGTATGGACGAATCGGGAGACAACGGACACGGGCGCGGACACCCCGCAACGGCACTGGACCTGACGCCCGCCGAGCCCGGCGCAACACCGGTCAGCCCGAGCCCTACAGAGAAGGCCACCACACCGGCCCCCTCCGACCCCCACCGACTGAGTAGTCGGACCCGCCGACGACGTCTTCCGCACAGGCGGGCCGGACCGGGTGGGCGCGGATCGGACCGCGTGCGAGGAATACCTGACGCGCCATCAGTACGAGCGTCAGGCGAGCGTCATGATGGCCACCGGTGGTTCGCACGAAAGTCTCGATCCGATGCGCGGCACCATGCCAGCCACTGGTCGAACCGCAGGTCGGATGCCATCCCGAGCATACGGCGAGACTTAACATCATGTAGCCATGGAAAGAGGTCGGCCGGGTCGTACGGACACTCGTATTCGAGACGAACTAGCAGGTCAGAGCTCCTTCATGCGGACTCCAAGACCGCCACGCACTCCACGTGCGACGTCATCGGGAACAGGTGGATGGCCGCCGTTCAGCTGCATCGGCGCCTGGACCTAACAACTTCGTCAGCGAAGGGCGGGGATGATGTCGGTGCCGTAGGCGTCGATGGTGGCTTCGCGGTTGTCGTGCATGTCGTAGACGGCGAACTGGTCGACGCCCAGGTCCTTGAGGTGCCGGAGCTTGTCGATGTGGGCCTCGGTGGGGCCGAGGAGGCAGAAGCGGTCGACGATCTCGTCGGGGACGAAGTCGGTGGACGGGTTGTCGGCGCGGCCGTGGTGGCTGTAGTCGTAGCCGTGGCGGTCCTTGATGTACGTGGTGAGCTCGTCGGGGACCATGGCGGAGTGCTCGCCGTACTTGGCGACGAGGTCGGCGACGTGGTTGCCGACCATGCCGCCGAACCACCGGCACTGGTCCCGGGCGTGCGCCAGGGCATCGGGCGAGTCGTCGGCCGTGACATATGCGGGCGCGGCGACGCAGATCGTGAGGGCGCCGGGGTCCCGGCCGGAGTCCTGGGCCGCCTTCCGTACCGCCTTGACCATCCATTCGGTGAGGAAGGGGTCGGCGAGCTGGAGGATGAAGCCGTCGGCCTTCTGGCCGGCGAGCGCCAGCGCCTTCGGGCCGTACGCGGCCATCCAGACCGGCAGCCTGCCGTTCTTGATCCACGGGATGCGGACCGGGTTGCCGTCGACCAGCGCCTCCCGGCCCTCGGCGAGGTCGCGGATGACGTCGATCGCCTCGCCCAGGCGGGCCAGGGTGTTGGGCCTGCGGCCGGCGACCCGCATCGCGGAGTCGCCGCGGCCGATGCCGCAGACGGTCCGGTTGCCGTACATGTCGTTGAGGGTGGCGAAGGTGGAGGCGGTGACCTCCCAGGTGCGGGTGGCCGGGTTGGTGACCATCGGGCCGACCTTCAGCCCGGTGGTGCCGGCCAGGATCTGGCTGTGGATCACGAACGGCTCCTGCCACAGCACTGCGGAGTCGAAGGTCCAGCCGTGTGTGAAGCCGTTGCGCTCCGCGCGCCGCATCAGGTCGACCACCCGCGAGGCCGGCGGATCGGTCTGCAGAACGAGTCCGAAGTCCATGCGCACCGCTCCTGGCTCCTAGTAGAGGTACTGGCAGGTGGAACGCGGGGTGTAGACGCCGTGTCCGGCGCGTCCGGTGTACTCCCGCTCGGTGATGACCGG contains these protein-coding regions:
- a CDS encoding IS3 family transposase, whose protein sequence is MGGELNRQGHRVARCTVERLMHELGIAGAVRGKRVITTMPGGQVERAPDLLDRDVVAGAPNRCWVADFTHVKTWAGVVYVAFVVDTFSRRIVGWSAATVRETVFVLDTLEMALWQRDRDQHPIRPGELIHQSDAGSPYTSFRLAEHLDAAGIAASIGSVGDAYDNALMESMIGLFKTELIKPRRPWKTLSDVELATAEYVGWYNHRRLHGEIGHVPPVEYENNHYLATTKPQVTTND
- a CDS encoding TIGR03842 family LLM class F420-dependent oxidoreductase; translation: MDFGLVLQTDPPASRVVDLMRRAERNGFTHGWTFDSAVLWQEPFVIHSQILAGTTGLKVGPMVTNPATRTWEVTASTFATLNDMYGNRTVCGIGRGDSAMRVAGRRPNTLARLGEAIDVIRDLAEGREALVDGNPVRIPWIKNGRLPVWMAAYGPKALALAGQKADGFILQLADPFLTEWMVKAVRKAAQDSGRDPGALTICVAAPAYVTADDSPDALAHARDQCRWFGGMVGNHVADLVAKYGEHSAMVPDELTTYIKDRHGYDYSHHGRADNPSTDFVPDEIVDRFCLLGPTEAHIDKLRHLKDLGVDQFAVYDMHDNREATIDAYGTDIIPALR